Below is a genomic region from Methanobrevibacter sp..
CCATTTTATACTTTTCTTGGTCCTGAAGCGGTGCAGTTCATCTCAAAAGTCAAACTAAAAAATAAGGATTTTAATTTGGATAATTCTTTGCTTGAGGGCAGTTTGGATTATGTTGGTCGTAAGTTCCGTTTCATCAATGATTATCTGGATTTGGGTTATGCCGGTGGCTACAGACGGTTCCGTCCCCATATGCTTAGGAAGTTCAATGCAACATACCTGAATCATGAAGGGGTTAAATCTGATCTGCTTGATATGGAAAGCGTTGACACTTTGCATGGAAGGGGCAAGGACTCGACAAGGGAGTCCTATTTTAAGGACAATCCGAATGTTTTGAAATTATCATACATAAAGTGCATGAGCAATGTTTCACTTTATCATAAATACTCTTGGGAAATTGTTGGCGGTGAAGTTATCGTTTACTCACAGAAACTGTAAAGTAAATGAATATATAAATTGAAACTATTAATTTTAATTTAATCTCTTTTTATTTTTTTTAATAGTATTTTCTAATAATGGTTATATTTTTGTAATTGATATACAGGAAAATATTGCTTTTGAGTGTGTAAAATTGTTTTCATTTGCAACTGAAATTATTTAAATGATAAGATTCAAATTGTTTAATTGATTGTTAAGATTATTATTTTCATTATTTTATGGTTTTGATTGAAATGTATGTGTCTAAAATTAGAGTAAAAAATTTTAAAACATTTGATGATGTTTGTTTGGATTTAAATAAATTCAATGTTTTAATAGGAGCTTGTGGTTCTGGTAAAACAAATTTCATTCAAGTATTTGAATTGTTAAATGACATATCATATGATTTTCATGATGCTATTAAAAAGCATGGTGGAGGATATGTGAAAAACTTTAATTTACTTGAAAACAATCTTGAATCCTGTATTGAAGTACAATTCTCAAACATCAACAAATCAATCAATTTAGGTTCAAATAAAGACATTTTACTTTCATTTAACAATGTGGATTATGAAATATGTTTCAATTTTTACCATGACGAGTGCAATGTTGGAAATGAGATTGTCAAATTAACTTGCAATGTTGAATATGAAAATAAGCAAATTGAGGACAATGAAATCATTATCAAAAACAATAATGGAGAGATTAAAGTTGAATTTCTAAATGATTTAGAGGATTTGGAAATATCTGAAATAATTCCAGATACTTTAGCAGATATTGTTTCACAAAACTTCAAAAAGGACAATACTCCAATTATAAATTCAGCATTGGCCACAATACCTGTTAAATGGGGTGATTTTTTTAAAAACATTTCCTCTTATGATTTTGATCCGAAATTCTGCAAAAACATCAACACCACAGGCAATGAAAAGTTAACAAAATATGGTGGAAACCTACCAATCGTTTTAAAAAACATTTTAAATGATGAAAATCGCAAAAAAGAGTTTCTAATATACTACACCAACCTGCTGCCTTACATTAAAGAAGTGTCTGTTGAAAAAGTATTGGATGAGGAACGTATTTTCATGATTATTGAAAAGTATAATGATGTTAAAATCCCTGCACCATTTATTTCAGATGGAACCAGCTCAATAATGGCAATTTTAATTGCA
It encodes:
- a CDS encoding AAA family ATPase, giving the protein MVLIEMYVSKIRVKNFKTFDDVCLDLNKFNVLIGACGSGKTNFIQVFELLNDISYDFHDAIKKHGGGYVKNFNLLENNLESCIEVQFSNINKSINLGSNKDILLSFNNVDYEICFNFYHDECNVGNEIVKLTCNVEYENKQIEDNEIIIKNNNGEIKVEFLNDLEDLEISEIIPDTLADIVSQNFKKDNTPIINSALATIPVKWGDFFKNISSYDFDPKFCKNINTTGNEKLTKYGGNLPIVLKNILNDENRKKEFLIYYTNLLPYIKEVSVEKVLDEERIFMIIEKYNDVKIPAPFISDGTSSIMAILIALYFQDGEIILIEEPERHIHPSLINQLMLMMESVDKQVIVTTHSPELLKYSELEDILFISRDDNGFSNIKRIIDSDVVKPFIDELGVDSVFVNDYLGLE